Proteins co-encoded in one Terriglobales bacterium genomic window:
- a CDS encoding DUF362 domain-containing protein — protein sequence MDRRTFVKGACWGSAGLFLHGLDPTVQGEVSLPKPPPIEVHGLPHGKPSPLGMPGLFPGRVVEISNPTSIVRNRVSQPVVHQMLEQGMKELTGESSVTAAWAKFIGPKDVVGIKINPSGTPACCSSPEIVREIISGVQSVGVPASSITVYDRYAYQLDIGGYHTLLPTEVNVVGIRDDLSGTVGYDPNVYCEANFFGEWETRSYMAGIVARRVTKIINVPTMKDHSAAGVTGCLKNLGYGTFNNVARSHRAPYSFTEPLIGIMCSVEPLRSKAVLHIMDGMRQVWHGGPLTQVQDFIHQAGILLIGTDPVAIDTVELEMIEKKRKKEGVPSVWIHDPKSITEDSEEFYHNPHKNLFYRRPGHIAAAGKLGLGVADPKQIEHRRIGLGTA from the coding sequence ATGGACCGTCGTACCTTTGTGAAGGGCGCGTGCTGGGGAAGCGCCGGCCTGTTCTTACATGGGCTTGATCCGACAGTTCAAGGCGAGGTCTCCCTCCCCAAGCCTCCTCCCATTGAGGTTCACGGGCTCCCGCACGGTAAACCGTCACCACTGGGAATGCCGGGATTGTTTCCTGGGCGCGTAGTCGAAATTTCAAATCCCACCTCGATTGTGCGCAATCGCGTCTCGCAACCGGTAGTGCACCAGATGCTTGAGCAGGGGATGAAAGAACTCACAGGCGAGAGTTCAGTTACCGCAGCGTGGGCAAAGTTTATCGGGCCCAAAGATGTTGTCGGAATCAAAATCAATCCTTCTGGAACGCCCGCGTGCTGCTCGTCGCCGGAAATCGTGCGAGAGATTATTTCTGGCGTGCAATCAGTCGGCGTCCCCGCCAGCAGCATCACCGTGTACGACCGCTACGCATACCAACTTGATATTGGCGGCTACCACACCCTGCTTCCTACGGAAGTTAACGTGGTGGGCATTCGTGATGACCTTTCGGGCACAGTCGGCTACGATCCGAATGTTTACTGTGAAGCAAATTTCTTCGGCGAGTGGGAGACGCGTTCATACATGGCCGGTATTGTGGCTCGCCGCGTCACAAAAATAATTAATGTTCCCACCATGAAGGACCATTCCGCCGCGGGCGTAACCGGTTGCTTGAAAAATCTGGGCTACGGAACTTTCAATAATGTAGCTCGCTCCCATCGAGCACCGTACTCCTTTACCGAACCCCTGATCGGCATCATGTGCTCGGTCGAGCCGTTGCGTTCGAAAGCTGTATTGCACATCATGGACGGCATGCGCCAGGTGTGGCACGGCGGGCCGCTCACTCAGGTCCAGGATTTCATTCACCAGGCCGGCATTCTCCTGATCGGCACCGACCCGGTTGCGATTGACACTGTCGAACTGGAGATGATCGAGAAAAAACGGAAGAAAGAAGGGGTGCCGTCGGTCTGGATCCACGATCCCAAGAGCATCACGGAAGATTCTGAGGAGTTCTATCACAACCCGCACAAGAATCTGTTCTATCGGCGGCCGGGCCACATCGCAGCCGCCGGAAAGCTCGGCTTAGGTGTTGCCGACCCGAAACAGATTGAACATCGTCGAATCGGACTCGGCACTGCGTAA
- a CDS encoding FAD:protein FMN transferase → MHWSKSRFIMGPALLLFTLSALASDVATPLHKKKYAMGTVFEILTYDTSLPHASEAIALAFQEIVHLDNIMSNYKPESDLSRLNRAAHFHAEAVPPDLYRTIEKSLQYSKLSGGKFDITVGPLVNRWKAVMRGEPAPSTAEEQQLRTCIGYEKIQLLSDNRIEFLSECLEIDLGAIGKGYAVDRAADILRAHGIRNALINAGGSTIYGMGCSPGQPGWLVNLRDPSQRLDPQIVLTDNSVSTSEQTPASLLGARSAGHIVDPPKGEPLKTPFAVSVVAKTATASDALSTTLLLVGPQEGKRVVKNTAEVAAIWISADGQTESASNGPQIVLGRMRHGTRKSEAAGLR, encoded by the coding sequence ATGCATTGGAGTAAGAGCAGATTCATCATGGGCCCGGCCCTGCTGCTATTTACGCTCTCAGCACTCGCCTCAGATGTCGCCACTCCCCTTCACAAAAAGAAATATGCCATGGGAACGGTGTTTGAGATTTTGACCTACGACACTTCCTTGCCCCATGCCTCCGAGGCCATCGCGCTAGCGTTTCAAGAGATCGTTCATCTCGACAACATTATGAGCAATTACAAACCCGAGAGCGATTTGAGCCGCCTGAACCGCGCCGCTCACTTCCACGCTGAAGCCGTACCGCCGGATTTGTATCGCACGATCGAGAAATCCTTGCAGTATTCCAAACTTTCCGGAGGCAAGTTCGATATCACGGTGGGGCCGCTGGTCAACCGCTGGAAGGCGGTAATGCGCGGCGAACCTGCTCCTTCCACGGCGGAGGAACAACAACTTCGCACTTGCATCGGGTATGAAAAGATTCAGCTCCTTTCCGACAATCGCATCGAGTTTCTTTCTGAATGCCTGGAAATAGATCTGGGAGCAATCGGCAAAGGTTATGCTGTTGACCGCGCAGCCGACATTTTGCGTGCCCATGGCATTCGCAACGCCTTGATTAACGCGGGAGGAAGCACGATCTACGGAATGGGCTGCTCTCCCGGCCAGCCAGGATGGCTGGTAAATTTGCGCGACCCTTCGCAGCGGCTCGATCCCCAGATCGTGCTCACGGATAACAGTGTTTCCACCTCTGAGCAAACGCCGGCGAGCTTGCTTGGCGCAAGATCGGCAGGGCACATTGTTGATCCGCCGAAAGGCGAGCCGTTAAAGACGCCTTTCGCAGTGAGTGTCGTTGCCAAGACCGCGACGGCGTCCGATGCTCTTTCGACAACTCTGTTGCTGGTGGGCCCGCAGGAGGGGAAGCGAGTAGTGAAGAACACCGCGGAAGTGGCTGCGATCTGGATATCGGCGGATGGTCAGACAGAATCCGCCAGCAATGGGCCACAGATTGTGCTGGGCCGCATGAGGCACGGTACTCGCAAAAGCGAAGCTGCAGGTCTGCGCTAA
- a CDS encoding PQQ-binding-like beta-propeller repeat protein: MQTTGAVRWKYETGLGIASSPAASGDLAVVGSKDGYLYAFDIPTGQLRWKTQVGQVATAPPVFGDGFVCIQSGGTLALDAGSGRVLWRAGLGGSVQSVPVLTRDMIYLTSGDGEVYALE, translated from the coding sequence ATGCAAACCACTGGGGCGGTGCGCTGGAAATATGAAACTGGCTTGGGGATTGCATCATCGCCGGCAGCATCCGGCGACCTTGCCGTGGTCGGGAGCAAAGATGGGTATCTCTACGCGTTCGACATCCCCACCGGACAGTTGCGCTGGAAAACGCAGGTCGGCCAGGTAGCAACGGCTCCGCCGGTCTTTGGGGATGGGTTCGTGTGTATCCAGTCAGGCGGAACCCTCGCTTTAGACGCCGGTTCTGGCCGCGTGTTGTGGAGAGCAGGCCTGGGTGGTTCAGTACAGTCAGTCCCTGTGCTGACCCGTGACATGATCTATCTGACCAGTGGCGATGGAGAGGTGTATGCATTGGAGTAA
- a CDS encoding PQQ-binding-like beta-propeller repeat protein yields the protein MSPPTEADWPTLLNDNLRSGGQGIRGARAPSRVKWQIRVGKSIRSAPLLRGGVLYVTSLGGGLHAIDAQSGRLKWEFRVADQVHSTPSFCGQNVLFGCDDAKVYAVDRDSGDKTWEVVTAGEVWASPVVHNGILFFGSADGRMYAVDPHTGSLRWTKDLPGRVYSTAYATNKQLYFGCGDGKVYSLDFASGKILWSTPTGNGIDSSPAVVGNAVLIGSEDFFFYALDANHWGGALEI from the coding sequence GTGTCTCCCCCCACTGAGGCAGATTGGCCAACGCTACTTAACGACAACCTGCGAAGCGGAGGACAGGGGATCCGTGGTGCGCGCGCGCCAAGCCGGGTCAAATGGCAAATCCGCGTTGGCAAATCCATTCGTTCTGCTCCCCTGCTGCGTGGCGGAGTTTTGTACGTGACTTCACTGGGCGGAGGCCTCCACGCCATTGATGCTCAAAGCGGGAGGCTAAAGTGGGAATTTCGCGTGGCGGACCAGGTCCATTCCACGCCGTCCTTTTGCGGGCAAAATGTTCTGTTCGGTTGCGACGACGCAAAGGTCTATGCCGTTGATCGCGACTCCGGCGACAAAACCTGGGAAGTTGTAACCGCGGGAGAAGTCTGGGCGTCGCCGGTTGTGCATAATGGAATACTTTTCTTCGGCAGCGCCGATGGGCGGATGTACGCGGTGGATCCCCACACCGGCAGTTTACGCTGGACAAAGGACCTTCCTGGGCGCGTCTATTCCACCGCCTACGCCACCAATAAGCAACTCTATTTCGGCTGCGGCGATGGCAAGGTTTACAGTCTCGACTTCGCATCCGGAAAAATCCTGTGGAGTACTCCGACCGGCAACGGCATTGATTCTTCGCCGGCAGTGGTCGGCAACGCGGTCCTGATTGGCTCTGAGGATTTTTTCTTTTACGCTCTCGATGCAAACCACTGGGGCGGTGCGCTGGAAATATGA
- a CDS encoding aminotransferase class V-fold PLP-dependent enzyme → MAKTFSRRKLLGTGTKVIVAGGAALCGGSALHAKDKARASTKAVDYYQKLGITPFINAAGTYTILSASTMPDEVQAAIAQAARQPVNLEELLNASGEYLAKRLKCEAALVTSGAAAALVVGTAACVTVGNNSAIVSIPTDMNGLKNAVIIQKTHRYGYDHAVRNSGVRFVEVETLDQYRQAFTDKTVMAHFFNAGEGQISREDWVRVAHQHAVPCFNDAAADVPPISNLWNYTQMGFDLVTFSGGKGLRGPQCTGLLLGRKDLIEAARKNNSPNSNTIGRGMKVAKEEIVGLVAAVDWFLSQDDAAMEAEFRRRADRIAGRLKTLPTIETKIFVPAVANHVPHLLITYDQNKIKITGAEVMQKMRQGNPRIELNPSTGGPPASAGLPGGANTIVVGVWMLQPGEDRIVAQRLHDVLRGALST, encoded by the coding sequence ATGGCGAAGACGTTCAGCCGTCGCAAGCTTCTGGGTACAGGTACTAAAGTGATCGTCGCAGGTGGCGCAGCACTCTGCGGTGGTTCGGCTCTGCACGCCAAAGACAAGGCGCGCGCCAGCACGAAAGCTGTGGACTACTACCAAAAGCTGGGGATAACGCCCTTCATCAACGCGGCTGGAACCTACACCATCCTTTCTGCTTCCACCATGCCCGACGAAGTCCAGGCCGCGATAGCGCAGGCTGCGCGGCAACCGGTCAACCTTGAAGAACTGCTCAATGCTTCGGGCGAATATCTGGCAAAGCGACTGAAATGTGAGGCCGCCCTGGTGACGTCGGGCGCGGCGGCGGCGCTTGTGGTTGGAACGGCCGCTTGCGTGACGGTAGGCAACAATTCGGCAATCGTCAGCATACCCACCGATATGAATGGGCTTAAAAACGCGGTCATCATCCAGAAGACGCATCGCTATGGATACGATCATGCCGTCCGAAATTCGGGAGTTCGCTTTGTGGAAGTTGAAACTCTCGACCAGTATCGGCAGGCTTTCACGGACAAGACCGTCATGGCCCACTTTTTTAATGCCGGTGAAGGTCAGATCAGCCGGGAAGATTGGGTACGTGTAGCTCACCAGCACGCGGTGCCTTGTTTCAATGATGCAGCGGCGGATGTTCCCCCAATCTCCAATCTTTGGAATTACACCCAGATGGGATTCGACTTGGTGACCTTCTCCGGCGGCAAAGGTCTGCGCGGGCCGCAATGTACAGGTTTGCTGCTGGGTAGAAAAGACCTGATCGAAGCAGCCCGAAAAAACAATTCGCCAAACTCGAACACCATCGGCCGCGGAATGAAAGTGGCGAAAGAGGAGATTGTAGGTCTGGTGGCTGCGGTGGATTGGTTCTTGAGTCAGGATGATGCCGCCATGGAAGCGGAGTTCCGCCGGCGCGCCGATCGGATCGCCGGGCGTTTGAAGACTTTGCCGACCATCGAGACTAAGATCTTTGTTCCTGCGGTTGCCAACCACGTTCCTCACCTACTTATTACCTACGACCAGAACAAGATCAAGATCACCGGCGCCGAAGTCATGCAGAAAATGCGCCAGGGAAATCCACGGATTGAGCTGAATCCCTCCACGGGTGGCCCTCCCGCCAGCGCCGGATTGCCGGGAGGCGCTAACACCATCGTCGTGGGTGTGTGGATGCTGCAACCCGGTGAAGACAGAATCGTTGCCCAGCGCCTTCACGACGTGTTGCGAGGCGCTCTGAGCACTTAG
- a CDS encoding lactonase family protein, giving the protein MRMHRWQVIASIFAIVIFLVLSPFAQAGNKRTANTSYQVFVGTYTGPTSKGIYGFHFDPATGQASSVNLIAETTSPSFLAIAANHRFLYAVNETSEYQGQKTGAVSSFAIDPKTGRLALLNQVSSRGAGPCYITLDKTGKHVLVANYDSGSVAVFPVLADGRLGEVSAVVQHTGHGVDPERQEAPHAHSIELSPDNRFGVATDLGLDELLVYRYDPINGTLAPNHPPFAKVEPGVGSRHFAFHPSGRFAYVINEMSSSVTGFSYDAKHGRFSKLQSISALPKGFTGHSDAAEIEAHPSGKFLYASTRGPDSIAVFRINPKSGKLALLETVPTGGKTPRNFAIDPSGAYLFAANQESNNIVIFRIDPRTGHLTATSKVIEAPAPVCLKFLAVQ; this is encoded by the coding sequence ATGAGAATGCACAGATGGCAGGTGATCGCATCAATATTCGCAATTGTTATTTTCCTCGTCTTGTCGCCGTTTGCGCAGGCAGGAAACAAGCGCACTGCGAACACGTCCTACCAGGTTTTTGTCGGCACCTACACCGGGCCAACCAGCAAAGGAATTTACGGCTTCCACTTCGATCCAGCGACAGGTCAAGCAAGTTCGGTAAATCTCATCGCGGAGACCACAAGCCCGTCGTTTCTCGCCATTGCTGCAAATCATCGGTTTCTTTACGCGGTCAATGAAACCTCGGAGTACCAAGGCCAGAAGACGGGTGCCGTCAGCTCTTTCGCCATTGATCCGAAAACCGGCAGGTTGGCTCTCTTGAACCAAGTTTCGTCGCGTGGTGCGGGCCCCTGCTACATCACGCTCGATAAAACTGGCAAGCATGTTCTTGTCGCGAATTACGATTCCGGCAGTGTGGCTGTTTTTCCTGTACTTGCGGACGGCCGCCTTGGCGAAGTGTCAGCAGTTGTGCAACATACGGGACACGGCGTTGATCCCGAACGCCAGGAAGCCCCTCACGCCCACTCCATTGAGCTCTCGCCTGATAATCGCTTTGGGGTTGCGACGGATCTGGGCTTGGATGAGCTGCTCGTTTACCGCTACGACCCAATCAACGGGACATTGGCGCCGAACCATCCACCCTTCGCCAAGGTCGAACCCGGGGTGGGTTCACGTCACTTCGCCTTCCATCCCAGCGGCAGGTTCGCGTATGTGATCAATGAAATGTCTTCCTCTGTCACCGGTTTTTCATACGATGCGAAGCATGGCAGGTTCAGCAAACTGCAGAGTATTTCGGCGCTGCCGAAAGGCTTTACCGGCCACAGTGACGCTGCTGAAATCGAAGCGCACCCTTCAGGAAAGTTTCTCTATGCTTCAACGCGCGGGCCCGACAGCATCGCCGTGTTCAGGATCAATCCCAAGTCGGGCAAGCTCGCACTCCTCGAAACTGTTCCGACCGGTGGCAAGACGCCCCGCAATTTTGCCATAGACCCCAGCGGCGCCTATTTGTTTGCGGCCAATCAGGAGTCCAACAACATTGTCATTTTCCGAATTGATCCGAGGACTGGCCATCTAACCGCCACCAGCAAAGTTATCGAAGCACCGGCGCCAGTCTGTCTGAAATTCTTAGCCGTCCAGTAG
- a CDS encoding amidohydrolase/deacetylase family metallohydrolase: protein MRQRTKLAFALLPLAVALGCCISANAQAPRYDLLLKGGHVIDPANQLDGLMDVAVSGGKIAAVQKEIPAGQAGKVVDVSGLYVTPGLIDIHFHVGHGGAPINWFSAEARSHEAPLGLPADIALQSGVTTVVDAGTSGADTFALEKAEIIDHAKVRVLAFLNIVANGMNGGLEQTVDQMDSKRCAETIRKYPDILIGVKTAHYWTEDPWDPEHTPWAAVDRAEECAKAANVPVMFDFWPRPPERSYAELILKKARPGDIHTHVFAQQFPIILPDGKLNPIMTEARARGVIFDVGHGAGSFWFRNAVPAMKQGFVPDSMSTDLHTGDYRVLSMTEVMSKFLAMGVPLNDLIKRSTVNPAHEIGRPELGSLSVGRDADIAVLEELHGNFGYIDCGYARMDGKVKLVPRMTVRAGRIVHDPSGLSMVQWDKARPQYFTTPALGSSPKAKADDYPRE from the coding sequence ATGCGGCAAAGGACGAAACTGGCTTTCGCGCTTTTACCACTTGCCGTCGCACTCGGCTGCTGCATTAGCGCGAATGCGCAGGCACCCCGTTACGATTTGCTGTTAAAGGGCGGTCACGTCATTGATCCCGCTAACCAATTGGATGGGCTGATGGATGTGGCCGTTTCTGGTGGAAAGATCGCTGCCGTGCAAAAGGAAATTCCGGCTGGTCAGGCTGGAAAAGTGGTGGACGTCTCGGGCCTCTACGTTACGCCAGGGTTGATTGATATTCACTTTCACGTGGGCCATGGTGGCGCGCCCATTAATTGGTTCTCCGCAGAGGCCCGCTCCCATGAGGCGCCACTCGGTCTGCCGGCCGACATTGCCTTGCAATCAGGCGTGACCACGGTAGTGGACGCGGGGACTTCGGGCGCCGATACCTTCGCTCTGGAAAAGGCGGAGATCATTGATCATGCCAAAGTACGAGTTTTGGCGTTCCTCAATATTGTTGCTAATGGCATGAATGGTGGATTGGAGCAGACGGTAGATCAGATGGATTCCAAGCGATGCGCTGAGACCATCCGGAAATATCCTGACATTCTTATAGGTGTCAAAACAGCGCATTACTGGACGGAGGATCCTTGGGATCCGGAACACACTCCCTGGGCTGCGGTGGACCGGGCAGAAGAATGCGCTAAAGCCGCCAACGTGCCCGTGATGTTCGACTTCTGGCCTCGTCCCCCGGAGAGGAGCTACGCCGAACTGATCCTCAAAAAAGCAAGGCCGGGCGACATCCATACGCACGTATTCGCACAGCAGTTTCCAATTATTCTTCCGGACGGCAAGCTGAACCCAATCATGACCGAAGCGCGTGCGCGCGGAGTCATTTTCGATGTTGGCCATGGGGCGGGCAGTTTCTGGTTCCGCAATGCAGTACCGGCGATGAAGCAGGGTTTTGTCCCGGATTCAATGTCCACCGATTTGCATACCGGGGACTACCGAGTTCTCAGCATGACCGAAGTGATGTCGAAGTTTCTTGCCATGGGCGTGCCATTGAATGATCTGATCAAACGATCCACGGTCAACCCAGCGCACGAGATTGGCAGGCCCGAACTAGGGTCGCTCTCCGTGGGGAGGGATGCAGACATTGCGGTCCTCGAGGAACTCCACGGGAATTTTGGCTACATTGATTGTGGTTACGCCCGAATGGATGGAAAGGTCAAGCTAGTGCCGCGCATGACGGTGCGGGCCGGCCGAATTGTGCACGATCCTTCAGGACTGAGCATGGTGCAATGGGACAAAGCGCGCCCGCAGTATTTCACTACACCGGCTCTGGGTAGTTCTCCAAAGGCAAAAGCGGATGATTATCCACGAGAATGA
- a CDS encoding DUF5107 domain-containing protein: MKLQRNLAVLFVAVALVCPLWAQTSPVRGWEGTIELPTYLLGEEDPNPPFQMSDRHDVYPYTMLDDLTDRREPKAYRAIYLENEFLKVIILPELGGRVYSVFDKVARREVFYRNQVVKYGLVALRGAWISGGIEFNFPNGHTMVTVSPVDSQLTHEKDGSSTAIVGGTDLVTEMHWEVALTLRPGRARLEQHVTLFNDTPLPQLYWYWANAGVPATKDMQFIYPMREANPHSETEIWSYPVWNGVDYSWYKNIRHPTSLFGTKVQRSFFGAYYHDSDYGVVHVADFHEVPGKKIWSWGTADDGLIWTDLLTDADGPYNEIQSGRYETQLSQEFLSPRRVESWTEYWYPVRGLGGGFVEATNELALNVNFGEVKPSRVELALYPVVNLQGAKLRVRVGGRLVREVALGNLKAGNAAKLSVPVASVESAKKELVVEVNAENGDTLLRWSAVDPLDGNPDFTPAAGVHPPKEAGPNQPVDELFLHGVHEEKEGRTETAAGIYKKVLERDAGHVGALLKLAWRDYRAADFVAAEKRIARALESDSADPGIYYAAGVIHRGSGRWTRAEEAFWSAIQFGGPPAPSLTQLGEIATHQKRYEEAARLLRQALRYNPDDALALTELAVALRLAGRTEEAQQSVGRALVLAPLLPFAVAEQERLRNTSGARRPLTLRTGTALIPHTSVETYLSVAAWYRDLGDLDPSNAVLEYAAHTFSDSPLVNGYLASNAWKSGHDEQAKEFAAKAAAAPYSKVFPHRLSDVEVLSETLAHNPKDAHAHFLLGNFLFARGRHQNAAESWERARAAGFDDSVLERNLGFWAWHVRADRQAAAASYAKAIQLAPKQYRLYNDLDQIYSELGDKTQRESLYASAPKEVLDRDTVRLRRAVLLIEQHNSDAALALLKDHRFKPWEGGQSAHEVYVLGAIERGRQALAGKNYELAERSFRAALEYPVNLGVGKPDGAQDPEANYWLGEALSAQGNKDAAMLAWQSAANEAGAETGVPKSFRAAALLRLGKQQEADRIFVELENAAKAESATASELCAAGLAERLKEHDSAAASYFQQALQRDPGHLRARVELEHTAITKR, encoded by the coding sequence ATGAAATTGCAACGAAATCTCGCGGTTTTGTTCGTTGCTGTGGCTCTGGTTTGTCCTCTCTGGGCACAAACCTCTCCGGTTCGCGGATGGGAGGGCACAATCGAGCTGCCCACGTATCTTCTAGGCGAGGAAGATCCCAATCCGCCGTTTCAAATGAGCGACCGCCACGACGTATATCCATATACTATGCTCGACGATCTTACGGATCGTCGCGAGCCGAAAGCCTACCGCGCCATCTATCTCGAAAATGAGTTCCTCAAGGTCATCATCCTGCCTGAACTCGGCGGTCGTGTGTACTCGGTCTTCGACAAGGTAGCGCGGAGAGAAGTTTTCTATCGGAACCAGGTTGTGAAGTATGGATTGGTCGCGCTTCGCGGGGCGTGGATCTCCGGTGGGATCGAGTTCAATTTTCCCAACGGGCATACGATGGTGACCGTGTCACCGGTTGATTCGCAGCTTACGCACGAGAAAGACGGCAGCTCAACAGCGATTGTCGGCGGAACCGACCTGGTTACAGAGATGCATTGGGAGGTGGCACTCACTTTGCGTCCGGGGCGCGCCCGCCTGGAGCAGCATGTCACCCTTTTTAATGACACGCCGCTGCCGCAGCTTTATTGGTATTGGGCCAACGCGGGCGTGCCGGCGACCAAAGACATGCAATTCATCTATCCGATGCGAGAGGCCAATCCGCACTCGGAGACTGAGATCTGGAGCTACCCGGTGTGGAACGGGGTTGATTACAGCTGGTACAAGAACATCCGCCATCCCACCTCGCTGTTCGGAACCAAGGTGCAAAGAAGTTTCTTCGGCGCGTACTACCACGATTCAGACTACGGCGTGGTGCACGTTGCCGACTTCCATGAGGTACCAGGCAAGAAAATTTGGAGCTGGGGTACGGCGGATGATGGCTTGATCTGGACTGATCTCCTGACCGATGCCGACGGCCCCTACAACGAAATCCAGAGTGGCCGGTATGAGACACAGCTGAGCCAGGAATTTCTGTCGCCCAGGCGAGTGGAATCGTGGACTGAATATTGGTATCCGGTGCGCGGACTGGGCGGAGGCTTCGTGGAGGCCACGAATGAGCTTGCCTTGAACGTGAATTTTGGCGAAGTGAAGCCCTCACGGGTTGAGCTGGCCCTCTACCCGGTTGTCAACTTGCAAGGGGCGAAGCTGCGCGTCCGAGTGGGGGGACGATTGGTCCGCGAGGTCGCCCTCGGCAATCTGAAAGCGGGCAATGCAGCGAAATTGTCGGTGCCGGTCGCGAGTGTGGAGTCGGCAAAAAAAGAATTGGTAGTTGAAGTTAATGCTGAAAACGGCGACACGCTTCTGCGCTGGTCGGCTGTCGACCCGCTTGACGGCAACCCGGACTTTACTCCCGCTGCCGGAGTTCATCCCCCGAAGGAAGCCGGGCCGAATCAGCCGGTGGACGAGCTTTTTCTGCATGGGGTGCACGAAGAAAAGGAAGGGCGCACTGAAACAGCGGCCGGGATTTACAAAAAAGTTCTGGAGCGCGATGCGGGGCACGTTGGCGCGCTATTGAAACTTGCCTGGCGTGATTACCGTGCGGCCGACTTTGTTGCTGCCGAGAAACGGATCGCACGGGCCCTCGAGAGCGACAGCGCCGATCCCGGAATTTACTATGCTGCGGGTGTAATCCACCGTGGTTCAGGCCGGTGGACGCGGGCCGAGGAGGCCTTCTGGTCTGCCATCCAATTCGGTGGACCGCCTGCACCCTCGCTGACCCAGTTGGGCGAAATTGCTACTCATCAGAAGCGTTATGAAGAAGCGGCTCGGTTGCTGCGACAGGCCCTCCGCTACAACCCCGACGATGCACTCGCTCTTACTGAGCTCGCGGTAGCTCTACGTCTGGCTGGCAGGACCGAAGAGGCCCAACAAAGTGTGGGACGTGCGCTGGTTCTTGCGCCTCTCCTGCCCTTTGCGGTAGCGGAACAGGAACGACTCAGGAACACTTCCGGTGCTCGACGCCCACTAACGCTTCGCACTGGGACGGCTCTAATTCCGCACACCAGCGTTGAGACTTACCTGAGCGTAGCCGCCTGGTATCGCGATCTCGGCGACCTGGATCCTTCGAACGCGGTACTTGAATACGCGGCTCACACGTTTTCAGACTCTCCGCTGGTTAATGGCTATTTGGCTTCGAATGCCTGGAAGAGCGGGCATGATGAACAGGCGAAGGAGTTTGCCGCCAAGGCCGCAGCGGCGCCTTACTCGAAAGTCTTCCCCCATCGCCTTTCCGACGTTGAAGTGCTCAGCGAAACGTTGGCACATAATCCGAAAGACGCCCATGCACATTTTCTGCTCGGCAATTTTCTCTTTGCGAGAGGGCGTCACCAGAACGCCGCTGAATCCTGGGAAAGGGCGCGGGCAGCGGGATTCGACGATTCCGTTCTGGAGCGAAATCTTGGCTTCTGGGCCTGGCATGTGCGAGCAGATCGGCAAGCCGCAGCCGCGTCTTACGCCAAGGCAATCCAACTGGCGCCAAAGCAATATCGGCTCTATAACGACCTGGACCAGATTTATTCCGAACTCGGCGACAAAACGCAACGGGAAAGTCTGTACGCGAGCGCGCCAAAGGAAGTGCTGGATCGTGACACGGTGCGCCTGCGACGGGCTGTGCTGCTGATAGAGCAACACAATTCCGATGCAGCCCTTGCTCTGCTGAAGGACCATCGCTTTAAGCCGTGGGAAGGTGGCCAGAGTGCGCATGAGGTATATGTCCTGGGAGCCATCGAGCGCGGCCGGCAGGCCCTGGCAGGAAAAAACTACGAGCTCGCCGAACGGAGCTTTCGTGCAGCGCTGGAATATCCCGTGAACCTGGGCGTGGGCAAGCCCGATGGTGCGCAAGACCCTGAGGCCAATTACTGGCTTGGCGAGGCGCTGAGCGCGCAAGGGAACAAGGACGCGGCAATGCTGGCATGGCAAAGCGCAGCGAACGAAGCGGGAGCGGAAACGGGTGTGCCGAAATCGTTTCGCGCAGCGGCTCTGCTGCGGCTGGGTAAGCAGCAGGAAGCCGATAGAATTTTTGTCGAGTTGGAAAATGCCGCCAAGGCAGAAAGCGCAACCGCCAGTGAGCTCTGCGCTGCCGGATTAGCAGAGCGGCTAAAAGAGCACGACTCTGCTGCCGCGAGCTATTTTCAGCAAGCTTTACAGCGCGATCCCGGACATCTGCGTGCGCGGGTGGAGCTCGAGCACACCGCAATCACCAAGCGGTAG